Proteins encoded by one window of Lathyrus oleraceus cultivar Zhongwan6 chromosome 1, CAAS_Psat_ZW6_1.0, whole genome shotgun sequence:
- the LOC127094656 gene encoding uncharacterized protein LOC127094656, which translates to MSQHPSSSGSKSSKHAKTSPMEFVDEDVMDVTPLCMIPGDTTGTSSDAEDKQGNTSGNSFLPKDMYYTDRAIRRLVTRILSEGHKVEGVSTPLSRREPSPEREPHADKDDDSSRSEKEVVAEGLCSLGKTLPNKKQNVPQEKIIDLEEESTEGEDDPLVHLVKPSIAEKLRTKKGKSMAKMRAARVKKTTGVGPSKPWSKVEVRKRKERHNFDSEEDVKDDVPDISPAKRQVVQKSPGKADVVHLDNISFHLEDGAAKWKYVIQRRVAIERELGQEAVEVKEVIELIKNVGLMKTVVTYPNAMRGWLKSLLLISLRIFMIRTAGSFARYL; encoded by the coding sequence atgtctcaacatccatcgTCATCTGGTTCCAAATCCTCCAAACATGCAAAGACTTCACCTATGGAGTTTGTAGATGAAGACGTTATGGACGTCACTCCTCTATGCATGATACCGGGCGACACCACAGGTACCTCCTCCGATGCTGAagataagcaaggtaatacctctGGTAACTCCTTCCTTCCTAAAGACATGTATTACACTGATCGCGCTATAAGGAGACTGGTTACTAGAATACTGAGTGAAGGACACAAAGTTGAAGGGGTctctacccctctgtccagaagggaacCCTCTCCTGAGAGAGAACCCcatgctgataaagatgatgattcatctagatcagaaaaagAGGTGGTTGCTGAAGGGCTttgctctctaggtaaaaccctacctaaCAAGAAACAAAATGTGCCTCAAGAAAAGATTATTGATCTGGAGGAAGAAAgcactgaaggagaagatgatCCTTTGGTTCATCTGGTTAAACCTAGCATAGCTGAGAAACTGAGAACTAAGAAAGGGAAAAGTATGGCTAAAATGAGAGCTGCTAGAGTGAAAAAGACTACAGGAGTAGGACCCTCAAAACCCTGGAGCAAGGTTGAGgttagaaaaagaaaagaaagacaCAACTTTGATTCTGAGGAGGATGTtaaagacgatgtcccagacatctcccctgcaaaaaggcaggttGTTCAGAAATCTCCTGGCAAGGCTGATGTTGTCCatctagacaatatctcctttcatttggaagatggAGCAGCAAAGTGGAAATATGTTATTCAGAGAAGAGTAGCCATTGAAAGAGAACTTGGACAAgaagctgtagaggtaaaggaGGTAATTGAGCTGATCAAAAATGTTGGACTCATGAAGACTGTGGTAACCTACCCCAATGCTATGAGGGGCTGGCTaaagagtttattgttaatatCTCTGAGGATATTCATGATAAGAACAGCAGGGAGTTTTGCAAGGTATTTGTAA